One segment of Niabella beijingensis DNA contains the following:
- a CDS encoding NAD-dependent epimerase/dehydratase family protein: MQQGVSVKALKRPASKIPTFVDQELLNRVDWIEGDILDITSLEEAMQGIDTVIHSAAIVSFSKKERRHMYQVNVEGTANVVNMALQAGVRRLIHISSVAAIGRKKDSSTVDETAKWEDSKNNTHYAISKFRAELEVWRGFAEGLEGVVLNPATILGYGNWNDGSCAIFKNVYKEFGWYTSGINGFADVEDVAKATAMLLNSSISEKRFIVCNANWRFRQLLDTMADAFGKKRPHRHASPFLSGLAWRMEWLKSLITRSKPLVTRESAKVANSETLFDGSRLPEALPGFQYRPLEETIQNACSRYKLLT; encoded by the coding sequence GTGCAGCAGGGCGTCTCTGTTAAAGCGCTGAAAAGGCCTGCCTCTAAAATACCCACATTTGTTGATCAGGAACTTCTTAACAGGGTGGACTGGATCGAGGGCGATATCCTCGATATCACCTCACTGGAGGAGGCCATGCAGGGTATTGATACCGTCATCCACAGTGCCGCTATTGTTTCTTTTTCCAAAAAAGAACGCCGGCATATGTACCAGGTGAATGTGGAAGGTACCGCCAATGTAGTGAACATGGCGTTGCAGGCTGGCGTAAGACGATTGATACACATCAGCTCTGTTGCAGCCATAGGCCGCAAAAAGGACAGCAGCACGGTAGATGAGACCGCGAAATGGGAAGACAGCAAGAACAACACACATTATGCCATCAGCAAGTTCAGGGCCGAGCTGGAAGTATGGCGCGGTTTTGCGGAAGGGCTGGAAGGGGTTGTGCTCAACCCCGCCACCATCCTGGGTTACGGCAACTGGAATGACGGAAGCTGTGCCATTTTTAAAAATGTTTATAAAGAATTCGGCTGGTATACCTCCGGCATTAACGGCTTTGCAGATGTGGAGGATGTGGCAAAAGCAACCGCAATGCTGCTGAACAGTTCCATCTCCGAAAAACGGTTTATTGTTTGTAATGCCAACTGGCGCTTCCGGCAATTGCTGGATACGATGGCCGACGCATTTGGGAAAAAAAGACCACACCGGCACGCATCCCCTTTTCTGTCCGGTCTGGCCTGGCGCATGGAATGGCTGAAATCCCTGATCACGCGCAGCAAACCCCTGGTTACAAGGGAAAGCGCCAAGGTAGCCAACAGCGAAACACTTTTCGACGGATCCCGGCTTCCGGAAGCACTCCCCGGCTTCCAGTACCGGCCACTGGAAGAAACCATTCAGAACGCCTGCAGCCGGTATAAGCTTCTGACCTGA
- a CDS encoding helix-turn-helix domain-containing protein — MPIIITLDVMLAKRKMSLTELSEKVGVTIVNLSILKTGKAKGVRFDTLEAICRALNCTPGDIIDITPDQ; from the coding sequence ATGCCGATTATTATCACCCTGGATGTGATGCTCGCCAAACGCAAAATGTCGCTGACAGAGCTGTCCGAAAAAGTAGGCGTCACCATTGTAAACCTTTCTATTTTAAAAACCGGGAAGGCGAAGGGGGTCCGTTTTGACACACTGGAAGCCATTTGCCGGGCACTGAATTGTACGCCGGGCGATATCATCGATATAACACCAGATCAATAA
- a CDS encoding RagB/SusD family nutrient uptake outer membrane protein: MRIRTCLLVSGIIVALFSCKKDKDVDPEKEAIRNAADLAGLLKTDASISIFTDVLKQTPLSKEDLDAGITLFTVSNTAFENGGSSKTIARAVTASASHPNSYSDTVSSPALNTSNIRDHIIKGLINFSQLQNGQCLKTESGKTIQVIKSGDSIWVNGLLVEKNTLLHSDKAVAYKLSRSLTNTHPKGSIAVTVYDATKWSVGAPKGVPIAGYPVYLFHTREDFAATLTGNIPKYAYKILTGNDGIALFNEVIPGKYYLSAGNLNNTDTLFAQFIMTARPDGVLMGLSSDSLILPGAWPPTQPNATPGSFYWTDLNGDGVLSQQDYMPLPYRSVQTTDDEAASAIILAGRETQDWNAALQPLVNSIYKTAADFDRVRVMADGYMSQDATATGQWMAFNRFSFNAGTGLIADIWGLPFKTIRNANVVIAICNQINNADTDPYRAQARLLRAYAYINLVTCFGDVPLMTEANMNTEYYPARATKATVLDFIQQDLEFAATHLPANTTSKNFVTKWTATALLAKTALLKNAFTNALRYSTAVIGSGNYALETDAGSVFQDAGSKELIWTNMEPLAGEFKTYFYNRTIFPTIRYAEVLLMNAEANIHTGNLNAAQNTLNQLQRRSGRMPVTLNENNKLDQLNLVIKAEASREGYHFATLVRTGFAGTELASFGFQAHHARLPIPERELIVNPNIAQNPGY, encoded by the coding sequence ATGAGAATCCGCACTTGCCTGCTCGTTTCAGGAATCATCGTTGCCCTTTTTTCCTGTAAGAAAGATAAAGACGTCGATCCGGAAAAGGAAGCGATCCGGAATGCTGCCGACCTTGCCGGCCTGCTAAAAACAGACGCCTCTATATCCATATTTACCGATGTATTAAAACAAACCCCTCTTTCGAAGGAAGACCTGGATGCCGGTATCACCCTGTTTACGGTCTCTAATACGGCCTTTGAGAACGGTGGTTCTTCAAAAACGATAGCAAGAGCTGTTACCGCATCCGCATCCCACCCAAACAGTTATTCAGATACGGTTTCTTCTCCCGCTCTGAATACCAGCAATATCCGGGACCACATCATAAAAGGGTTGATCAATTTTTCGCAACTCCAGAACGGACAGTGCCTGAAAACCGAAAGCGGAAAGACCATCCAGGTAATAAAATCCGGTGACAGCATTTGGGTAAACGGGCTGTTGGTTGAAAAAAATACGCTACTTCATTCCGACAAAGCGGTAGCCTATAAACTTTCCAGGTCATTGACAAATACGCATCCCAAAGGATCCATTGCTGTTACGGTATACGATGCCACTAAATGGTCTGTCGGAGCCCCCAAGGGTGTACCCATTGCCGGTTACCCCGTTTATTTGTTCCATACCCGTGAAGATTTTGCCGCCACCCTTACCGGTAACATTCCCAAATATGCTTACAAAATCCTTACTGGCAACGATGGTATCGCCTTGTTTAATGAAGTGATTCCCGGCAAATACTATTTATCTGCCGGGAATCTCAACAATACCGACACCCTTTTTGCCCAGTTCATTATGACCGCCCGCCCGGATGGTGTACTGATGGGATTATCATCTGACTCATTGATCCTGCCCGGCGCATGGCCCCCCACACAACCCAATGCTACGCCGGGCAGTTTTTACTGGACCGATCTCAATGGAGATGGCGTCCTTAGCCAGCAGGACTACATGCCCCTTCCTTATCGTTCGGTTCAAACAACCGATGATGAAGCAGCATCGGCCATTATTTTAGCAGGAAGGGAAACACAGGATTGGAACGCAGCATTACAACCTCTGGTAAACAGCATTTATAAGACAGCTGCGGATTTTGACAGGGTCCGGGTAATGGCCGATGGTTATATGAGCCAGGATGCTACCGCTACCGGACAATGGATGGCGTTTAACAGGTTTTCATTTAATGCCGGCACCGGGCTTATTGCGGATATCTGGGGGCTCCCTTTTAAAACCATCCGGAATGCAAACGTGGTGATCGCTATCTGTAATCAGATAAACAACGCGGACACGGACCCCTACCGGGCGCAGGCCCGGCTGTTGCGCGCCTATGCCTATATAAACCTGGTTACCTGCTTTGGCGATGTGCCGCTGATGACTGAGGCAAATATGAATACCGAATATTATCCTGCCAGAGCCACCAAGGCCACGGTGCTGGACTTTATCCAGCAGGACCTTGAATTTGCGGCTACTCATTTGCCCGCGAATACTACCAGCAAAAATTTTGTAACAAAATGGACTGCAACGGCATTGCTGGCCAAAACGGCGTTACTGAAAAATGCATTTACAAACGCGCTCAGATACTCCACAGCCGTTATTGGCAGCGGTAACTATGCGCTGGAAACTGATGCCGGTTCCGTTTTTCAGGATGCCGGCAGTAAAGAGCTCATCTGGACAAACATGGAACCCCTGGCTGGTGAATTCAAAACCTACTTTTACAACCGTACCATTTTCCCAACCATCCGGTATGCGGAAGTATTATTAATGAATGCAGAAGCCAATATCCATACCGGAAATCTGAATGCTGCACAAAACACACTGAACCAGCTTCAGCGGCGCAGCGGCAGGATGCCCGTTACGTTAAATGAAAACAACAAACTCGATCAGTTAAACCTTGTTATAAAAGCAGAGGCATCCCGGGAAGGCTATCATTTTGCCACACTTGTTCGTACCGGCTTTGCGGGAACTGAACTGGCTTCTTTTGGATTCCAGGCGCATCATGCACGCCTTCCTATTCCGGAAAGAGAGCTGATTGTAAACCCTAATATCGCCCAAAATCCAGGGTATTAA
- a CDS encoding ABC transporter permease, whose amino-acid sequence MYKLWASIKKDGRILLRDKVGLALMFLMPIVLAIIIASVQNSTFELVNDKKVPLLILNRDTGEASRELIASLEKGGMFTLKKLPAAANPADMKRRMEDKEALLGIIIPAQYTTDVLSKAERVSGEALKTIAVADSTAGPSKIPVSPLTLYYHPVLQKSFRQGIDGALNSVLQIVQSKYIVRSLYSSINNEPSIPQSLEQQILSNETPVNQEAVSKDNSLPVPNATQHNIPAWTLFAMFFIVISLGSSLVREKTSGSFLRLKTMPTSLSVSIISKQITYILITMLQAAVIFSIGRWLFPVIGLPALNIPADKGGLLLVTFLCGWCATSFATCIGTFAGTQEQSNGIGAISIVLFAAVGGLLVPAFAMPASFQGVMRISPLYWCLEAFYGLFLEGGRLGDITRNLIPVLIIIAVLQLATWAGMKRKGLT is encoded by the coding sequence ATGTATAAACTTTGGGCAAGCATAAAAAAAGATGGCCGCATCCTGTTGCGGGATAAAGTAGGACTGGCACTCATGTTCCTCATGCCCATCGTGCTTGCTATCATTATTGCTTCCGTGCAGAACAGCACTTTTGAACTGGTGAATGATAAAAAAGTTCCCCTCCTGATATTGAACAGGGATACCGGAGAGGCCTCCCGGGAGCTGATCGCTTCGCTGGAAAAAGGAGGTATGTTTACATTGAAAAAACTTCCCGCCGCCGCCAATCCGGCTGATATGAAACGCCGGATGGAAGATAAAGAGGCCTTGCTGGGCATTATTATCCCTGCACAATACACCACTGATGTGCTTTCCAAGGCAGAGCGGGTTTCCGGTGAGGCATTGAAAACGATTGCCGTGGCTGACAGTACAGCCGGCCCATCAAAAATTCCTGTCAGTCCGCTTACACTCTACTATCATCCGGTATTACAAAAGTCGTTCCGGCAGGGGATCGACGGCGCTCTCAACAGTGTATTGCAGATCGTTCAAAGCAAGTACATTGTGCGTTCCCTGTACAGCAGTATCAACAATGAACCCAGCATTCCACAGTCATTGGAGCAACAGATCCTTTCCAACGAGACGCCGGTAAACCAGGAAGCTGTCTCCAAAGACAACAGCCTGCCGGTTCCCAATGCCACCCAGCATAACATACCGGCCTGGACCTTATTTGCAATGTTCTTTATTGTGATCTCCCTTGGCAGCAGCCTGGTACGGGAAAAAACAAGCGGCAGTTTCCTCCGGCTGAAGACCATGCCCACCTCATTGTCGGTTTCCATTATCTCCAAACAGATCACCTATATCCTGATCACGATGCTGCAGGCCGCCGTCATTTTCAGCATCGGTCGCTGGCTGTTTCCGGTGATCGGGCTTCCGGCGTTGAATATACCGGCCGATAAAGGCGGGCTGCTGCTGGTTACCTTCCTTTGCGGATGGTGCGCTACCAGCTTTGCCACCTGCATTGGTACATTTGCCGGCACCCAGGAGCAGAGCAATGGCATCGGGGCCATCAGCATTGTATTGTTTGCAGCTGTTGGAGGATTACTGGTTCCCGCATTCGCCATGCCCGCATCTTTCCAGGGGGTGATGCGGATCTCTCCGCTTTACTGGTGCCTGGAGGCCTTTTATGGGCTGTTCCTGGAAGGCGGCCGCCTGGGAGATATTACCAGGAATCTTATTCCCGTTCTTATCATTATTGCTGTTTTGCAACTGGCCACCTGGGCGGGTATGAAACGGAAGGGGCTCACCTGA
- the cysS gene encoding cysteine--tRNA ligase, with amino-acid sequence MSTLKIHNSYSRQKELFEPITPGYVGMYVCGPTVSGESHLGHARPYITFDVVFRYLEHLGYKVRYVRNITDAGHFEEEGREAEDKISSKAVLEKLEPMELVQKYTNLFHWAMQLFNTIPPSIEPTATGHIVEQIEMIKKIIADGYAYEKNGSVYFDVKKYAATHDYGKLSGRKIEDLLEATRELEGQDEKKDAADFALWKAAPPKHIMRWASPWGEGFPGWHIECSAMATKYLGARFDIHGGGMDLQFPHHESEIAQSTICNHNAPVKYWMHNNMITINGRKMGKSYNNVIKLTELFSGDHPLLTQAYHPMIVRFFILQSHYRSTLDFSNEALQASEKGLKRLWEAYENLKRLKERSGELQETAADPELDERLRKLVTAFDEFMDDDFNTAKVLANMFEAAPVINSLKDKTIPLNSISAATFELLQQQFHTYLETILGLTAISEADNEKLKDVMQLLIDIRKEARSRKDFVTSDKIRNQLAGIGILLKDEKDGNISWSVE; translated from the coding sequence ATGAGTACACTTAAAATACATAATTCCTATTCGCGCCAGAAAGAGCTGTTTGAACCGATCACGCCGGGCTATGTAGGGATGTATGTTTGCGGACCTACGGTAAGCGGGGAGAGTCACCTGGGGCATGCCCGCCCTTATATTACATTTGATGTGGTGTTCCGTTACCTGGAGCATCTGGGTTATAAGGTGCGTTATGTGCGGAACATTACGGATGCCGGTCATTTTGAAGAAGAAGGCCGCGAAGCTGAGGATAAGATCTCCAGCAAAGCAGTGCTGGAAAAGCTGGAACCTATGGAACTGGTTCAGAAATATACCAACCTGTTTCATTGGGCAATGCAGCTTTTTAATACCATCCCTCCCTCTATTGAACCTACGGCAACAGGGCATATTGTGGAGCAGATCGAAATGATCAAAAAGATCATTGCTGATGGCTACGCCTATGAAAAGAACGGTTCTGTATATTTTGATGTAAAGAAATATGCTGCCACCCATGATTACGGAAAATTGAGCGGCCGGAAAATAGAAGATCTCCTGGAAGCTACCAGGGAGCTGGAAGGACAGGACGAGAAAAAAGACGCTGCCGATTTTGCACTGTGGAAGGCCGCCCCACCCAAGCACATTATGCGCTGGGCCAGCCCCTGGGGGGAAGGGTTTCCCGGCTGGCACATCGAATGTTCTGCCATGGCCACCAAATATCTCGGTGCCCGGTTCGACATACATGGTGGTGGCATGGACCTCCAGTTTCCGCACCACGAAAGCGAAATTGCACAAAGCACCATCTGCAATCACAACGCACCGGTGAAATACTGGATGCACAACAATATGATCACCATCAATGGCCGGAAGATGGGGAAAAGCTATAACAATGTTATTAAATTAACGGAGTTATTCAGCGGCGATCATCCCCTGCTTACACAGGCCTATCATCCTATGATAGTGCGGTTCTTCATTCTTCAAAGCCATTACCGCAGCACGCTCGATTTCAGCAATGAGGCCCTGCAGGCTTCCGAGAAAGGACTGAAGCGTCTTTGGGAAGCATATGAGAACCTGAAACGTCTGAAAGAAAGGAGCGGTGAGTTGCAGGAAACCGCGGCAGATCCGGAACTGGACGAGCGCCTCCGGAAACTTGTGACGGCCTTTGATGAGTTCATGGATGATGATTTTAACACCGCAAAAGTGCTGGCCAATATGTTTGAGGCAGCGCCCGTTATCAACAGTTTAAAGGATAAGACCATTCCCCTGAACAGCATTTCAGCAGCCACCTTTGAGTTATTGCAGCAACAATTCCATACCTACCTGGAAACCATTCTTGGTTTAACGGCGATTTCCGAGGCCGATAATGAAAAGCTGAAGGACGTGATGCAACTGCTGATCGACATACGGAAAGAAGCGCGCAGCCGGAAAGATTTTGTCACTTCTGATAAGATCCGGAACCAGCTGGCGGGCATCGGCATCCTGTTGAAAGACGAAAAAGACGGTAATATCAGCTGGAGCGTTGAGTAA
- a CDS encoding endonuclease/exonuclease/phosphatase family protein, whose product MSVFAKISNKVLLGINILMVFLFLLACLAAYLSPMDWPVLYILSLGFPFLLLFVIFFLGWWIFVRKKWALISGIALVVGGGPITNFFAFNIKKSFRQEKKEDHIRIATWNVARFVEMVINNNKGSQTRYKMLQQIQSVNADILCFQEFSSSINPDWYNNIVAVSKGLGYPYFYYSHDWDGDRLFNGSVIFSRFPIADTGIVRYPRPTLPEALVFVDIKKGEKLFRIYTTHLQSNQFRKEDISKIEALKKAKGNIFSNAFYIFKKLRTAIQHRSIQADMIPEILKNSPLPTVFCGDLNDVPNSYTYHTVKGDMQDAFLKKGFGIGRTYNSLSPTLRIDYIFTDDHFKVDQIKRVTTNYSDHYMMVCDLQLTSSD is encoded by the coding sequence ATGAGCGTATTTGCAAAAATCAGCAATAAAGTTTTACTGGGCATCAATATCCTGATGGTCTTTTTGTTCCTACTGGCCTGCCTTGCGGCTTATTTAAGCCCTATGGATTGGCCCGTCCTTTATATACTCAGCCTTGGCTTCCCGTTTTTACTGCTTTTTGTGATCTTTTTCCTCGGATGGTGGATCTTTGTCCGGAAAAAATGGGCATTGATTTCAGGGATTGCCCTGGTAGTGGGCGGCGGCCCCATCACGAACTTCTTTGCATTTAATATAAAAAAATCCTTCCGCCAGGAGAAAAAGGAAGATCATATCCGGATCGCTACCTGGAACGTAGCCCGTTTTGTTGAAATGGTGATCAACAACAATAAAGGCAGCCAGACCCGGTACAAAATGCTCCAGCAGATCCAGAGTGTCAATGCGGACATCCTGTGTTTTCAGGAATTCAGTTCTTCCATCAATCCGGACTGGTACAATAATATTGTTGCTGTCAGCAAGGGACTCGGATATCCCTATTTCTATTATTCGCACGACTGGGACGGTGACCGGCTTTTTAATGGCAGTGTTATTTTCAGCCGTTTCCCGATCGCAGATACCGGTATTGTCCGCTATCCCAGGCCCACCCTGCCCGAGGCGCTGGTGTTTGTAGATATCAAAAAGGGTGAAAAACTATTCCGGATCTATACCACACACCTGCAATCCAACCAGTTCCGTAAAGAGGATATTTCAAAAATAGAAGCCCTGAAAAAAGCGAAGGGCAATATTTTCAGCAATGCCTTCTATATCTTTAAAAAACTACGCACAGCGATCCAGCACCGCAGCATACAGGCCGATATGATCCCGGAAATACTCAAAAACAGTCCGCTCCCCACGGTTTTTTGCGGTGACCTGAATGATGTTCCCAATTCCTATACTTACCACACGGTAAAAGGCGACATGCAGGATGCCTTTCTGAAAAAAGGGTTCGGGATCGGCAGAACGTATAATTCCCTTTCTCCTACGCTCAGGATCGACTATATCTTTACAGATGATCACTTTAAAGTAGACCAGATCAAACGCGTCACCACAAATTATTCCGACCATTACATGATGGTCTGCGATCTGCAGCTTACCAGTTCCGACTGA
- a CDS encoding rhomboid family intramembrane serine protease — translation MGISDRNYDSRLSFGTRINPLVILIAISMILFVVLAFFKALTYLRFDEGADVVGYFNDNILGTIALSPKLGTALAKIWTFLTYSFVQVSVWELIANMLWLWCFGFIFIDITGNKKLVPLFIYSTLLSGLVYVLVCKSMHPETHAFPYCSGSGACILAIAVAATTISPNYKLLPMLNGGVSLWIITLIYAVIDFATISPGVPAMYFSQLTGALTGFLFIYLLRKGYDGSEWMNRLYDWFINLFNPEKQENRKKIKDSYFYKTSGAPFTKSARLTQQRLDAILDKMNQSGGYDTLTQEEKDFLTRASQEDFRSK, via the coding sequence ATGGGTATCTCTGACAGAAACTATGACAGCCGGTTATCCTTTGGAACGAGGATCAACCCCCTGGTCATTTTAATTGCGATCAGCATGATCCTGTTCGTAGTATTGGCTTTTTTTAAAGCACTTACCTATCTGCGTTTTGACGAAGGGGCCGATGTGGTTGGTTATTTTAATGACAACATCCTCGGAACAATCGCACTGTCTCCCAAGCTGGGCACCGCCCTGGCCAAGATATGGACCTTCCTGACCTATTCCTTTGTACAGGTAAGTGTATGGGAGCTGATCGCCAATATGCTGTGGCTGTGGTGTTTCGGCTTTATATTCATCGATATTACCGGTAATAAAAAACTCGTTCCTCTTTTTATTTATTCCACACTTTTATCGGGGCTGGTATATGTGCTGGTATGTAAATCCATGCATCCGGAAACACATGCATTTCCCTATTGCAGCGGCTCCGGGGCCTGCATCCTTGCTATTGCTGTGGCAGCCACCACCATCTCGCCCAACTATAAGCTGCTGCCCATGCTTAACGGAGGGGTCTCCCTATGGATCATTACACTGATTTATGCGGTCATTGATTTTGCAACAATATCCCCGGGTGTACCCGCGATGTATTTTTCCCAGCTGACGGGAGCACTGACCGGTTTTCTGTTTATTTATCTCCTGAGAAAGGGCTATGACGGAAGTGAATGGATGAACCGGTTATACGACTGGTTTATTAACCTGTTCAACCCCGAAAAGCAGGAGAATCGCAAAAAAATAAAGGACAGTTATTTTTATAAAACGAGTGGTGCTCCTTTTACAAAATCCGCAAGACTCACCCAGCAGCGTCTCGACGCCATCCTGGACAAAATGAACCAATCCGGTGGTTATGATACACTTACACAGGAAGAAAAGGATTTTTTAACCCGTGCCAGCCAGGAGGATTTCAGAAGCAAATAG
- a CDS encoding rhomboid family intramembrane serine protease: protein MSSYFTRPAEKFPPAIKYLIAINVVVWVAQLLFDAKYPPILTPDGSPVAFLTGKLALWPIGDGFQPYQLITHMFAHAASGPNKFFHILFNMFTLWMFGRILENVWGTKRFLIFYFICGLGAAALHLAVQYYTHSGSFAVGASGAVMGVLVAFAMTFPNTELYIMFIPVPVKAKWAITGLILIDLFFGLYGASGDNIAHYAHLGGAVTGFILLKIRNKTNRRNFY from the coding sequence ATGAGTTCTTATTTCACAAGACCCGCCGAAAAATTTCCGCCCGCTATCAAATACCTTATTGCCATTAATGTAGTGGTATGGGTGGCGCAGCTGTTATTTGATGCCAAATATCCGCCAATACTTACCCCGGACGGATCACCGGTGGCTTTTCTCACCGGTAAACTGGCCCTGTGGCCGATTGGTGACGGGTTTCAGCCCTATCAGCTGATCACCCATATGTTTGCACATGCAGCCTCCGGTCCTAACAAGTTCTTTCATATCCTGTTCAATATGTTTACGCTGTGGATGTTCGGCCGCATCCTCGAAAATGTATGGGGCACCAAGCGGTTCCTGATCTTTTATTTTATCTGCGGCCTCGGCGCTGCGGCGCTTCATCTGGCGGTACAATACTATACCCATTCCGGCAGCTTTGCGGTTGGTGCTTCTGGTGCTGTAATGGGTGTGCTGGTGGCCTTTGCCATGACCTTTCCCAATACGGAGCTTTATATTATGTTCATTCCCGTTCCCGTGAAGGCAAAATGGGCGATCACCGGTCTTATTTTAATTGACCTGTTTTTCGGATTATACGGGGCTTCCGGAGATAATATTGCCCACTATGCCCACCTGGGGGGTGCCGTTACCGGCTTTATCCTTCTGAAAATCCGGAATAAGACAAACCGGCGTAATTTTTACTAA
- the rlmD gene encoding 23S rRNA (uracil(1939)-C(5))-methyltransferase RlmD, whose protein sequence is MARKKKKNIILENIRIEDYAAEGRSIARVDGKVIFVEQVVPGDVVDIRLGKNKKDWAEGHPLAFRAYSSERVEPFCSHFGVCGGCQWQMLPYEKQLQYKHQQVKDNLQRIGKIPLPDIQPILGASATRHYRNKIEYTFGTELFLPKEQFNALKEQGINPHEYGKQGVAGFHAKGFWDKIVDIHTCHLQAEPTNAIRLAIKAFAKEHDYSFYDLRQHTGFLRTMQVRLCETGELMVNLMMGEDDPEKREKILHHLQAQFPQITTLLYTINTKRNDSLHDLEPVAWYGPGYVTEQLEQYRFKIGPKSFFQTNTRQAVELYRVTRDFAELSGNETLYDLYCGTGSIGIFCSEKAEKVIGVEMIDAAIEDAKENAALNGLDKTHFYAGDVIDICTDSFFEQHGRPDVIVTDPPRAGMHEKLVQKINEMAAPTVVYVSCNPATQARDLALLNEKYEVTKIQPVDMFPHTLHIENVAQLKLRS, encoded by the coding sequence ATGGCTCGAAAAAAGAAGAAAAATATTATTCTTGAAAATATCCGGATTGAGGATTATGCCGCCGAAGGCCGCTCCATTGCACGGGTGGATGGAAAGGTCATCTTTGTAGAACAGGTCGTTCCCGGTGATGTGGTGGACATCCGGCTGGGAAAAAATAAAAAGGATTGGGCGGAGGGACATCCGCTGGCCTTCAGAGCATATTCTTCCGAGCGGGTAGAGCCTTTCTGTTCTCATTTTGGTGTTTGCGGCGGCTGCCAGTGGCAGATGCTGCCTTATGAAAAACAGCTGCAATACAAACATCAGCAGGTAAAGGACAACCTGCAGCGTATCGGGAAAATTCCGCTTCCGGATATACAGCCCATCCTTGGGGCATCGGCTACCCGGCACTACCGCAATAAGATCGAATACACTTTTGGAACCGAACTGTTCCTGCCCAAAGAGCAGTTCAATGCACTGAAAGAACAGGGGATCAATCCCCATGAATACGGAAAACAGGGCGTTGCCGGTTTTCATGCAAAAGGCTTCTGGGACAAGATTGTGGACATCCATACCTGTCATCTGCAGGCAGAACCGACCAATGCCATCCGCCTGGCGATAAAGGCATTTGCAAAAGAGCACGATTACAGCTTTTACGATCTGCGTCAGCATACAGGCTTTTTACGTACCATGCAGGTACGCCTTTGCGAAACCGGGGAGCTCATGGTAAACCTGATGATGGGCGAAGATGATCCGGAAAAGCGGGAAAAGATCTTACATCATCTTCAGGCGCAATTTCCGCAGATCACCACGCTTTTATATACCATCAATACCAAACGGAACGACAGTCTGCATGACCTGGAGCCGGTGGCCTGGTACGGTCCGGGCTACGTGACCGAACAGCTGGAACAATACCGGTTCAAGATCGGACCCAAGTCCTTCTTTCAGACCAATACCCGGCAGGCTGTGGAACTTTACCGGGTAACCCGGGATTTTGCGGAACTTTCAGGAAACGAGACCCTTTACGACTTATATTGCGGCACAGGTAGCATTGGTATCTTCTGCAGTGAAAAGGCGGAAAAAGTGATCGGGGTGGAAATGATCGATGCAGCCATCGAGGACGCGAAAGAAAACGCCGCATTGAATGGCCTGGATAAAACCCATTTTTATGCGGGTGATGTTATTGATATTTGTACCGATTCTTTTTTTGAACAACATGGCCGTCCGGATGTTATAGTAACCGATCCGCCCCGGGCAGGAATGCATGAGAAGCTGGTACAGAAGATCAATGAGATGGCGGCGCCCACCGTGGTTTATGTAAGCTGCAATCCCGCAACCCAGGCAAGGGATCTGGCATTGTTGAACGAAAAATATGAGGTTACAAAAATTCAGCCGGTGGATATGTTTCCGCATACGCTCCATATAGAAAATGTGGCACAGCTGAAACTCCGGTCCTGA
- a CDS encoding DUF1330 domain-containing protein yields the protein MIFVTQLIYINEGSEAAFHAFEQLAIPLIKKYRGRLLFRLRPEKTAFIAIDVEPPYEIHLVSFETEENFRQFMEDEERKQFLYLKEQSIRSAVLIQGKQL from the coding sequence ATGATATTTGTTACACAACTCATTTACATCAATGAAGGAAGCGAAGCAGCATTCCATGCCTTTGAGCAGCTGGCAATTCCGCTGATAAAAAAATACCGCGGCCGGCTTTTATTCCGGCTGCGCCCGGAGAAAACAGCTTTTATTGCAATCGATGTGGAACCGCCCTATGAAATACACCTGGTTTCTTTTGAAACAGAGGAAAACTTCCGGCAGTTTATGGAGGATGAAGAACGGAAACAATTTTTATATTTAAAGGAACAATCCATCCGGTCGGCTGTTCTCATTCAGGGAAAACAATTATAA